Proteins encoded together in one Cicer arietinum cultivar CDC Frontier isolate Library 1 chromosome 4, Cicar.CDCFrontier_v2.0, whole genome shotgun sequence window:
- the LOC101504167 gene encoding uncharacterized protein gives MCQFNVEGSNVAETRSSPCHAEGVIRESVESHSIPSDIEVEEEQIEKEVEPKRARGPTKMLDVWEMEHGDLIIVNLDKYGRPIGEEGTTLTRFIGSVARRYQYAPINYKSWKVMPNDYKEEMLKLIESKFEFVPPINDLTREMLKSELNEKWRQWKGDLKSMAYNPTKTEEEVASLVPDDRVDPNQYRGLVHHWFSDKGQKISKINRKNRAKFEDVHCMGSKSLPKFIDEKVYFYFYFYGFNLN, from the exons ATGTGCCAATTCAATGTAGAAGGAAGTAATGTTGCAGAAACTCGTTCTAGTCCTTGTCATGCAGAAGGTGTCATACGTGAGTCTGTAGAATCTCACTCAATTCCCTCTGATATAGAAGTTGAAgaagaacaaattgaaaaag aAGTAGAGCCTAAACGGGCTAGAGGTCCTACAAAAATGTTAGATGTATGGGAAATGGAACATGGTGATTTAATAATCGTTAATTTGGACAAATATGGTCGACCCATTGGTGAGGAAGGGACAACTCTAACTCGTTTCATTGGTAGCGTAGCTAGAAGGTATCAATATGCTCCTATCAACTACAAGTCATGGAAAGTTATGCCAAATGATTACAAAGaagaaatgttgaaattaataGAG agtaaatttgagtttgttcctCCAATAAATGACTTAACAAGAGAAATGTTAAAATCTGAGCTGAATGAGAAATGGAGGCAATGGAAGGGTGATCTAAAGTCAATGGCATATAACCCTACTAAAACAGAAGAAGAAGTTGCATCTCTTGTACCAGATGATAGGGTTGACCCAAATCAATATCGTGGTTTGGTTCATCATTGGTTTTCTGATAAAGGACAA aaaataagtaaaattaataggAAAAATCGTGCTAAATTTGAAGATGTTCATTGTATGGGTTCAAAAAGTCTCCCAAAGTTTATTGATGAGAAggtttatttctatttctatttttatggctttaatttaaattaa
- the LOC140920107 gene encoding uncharacterized protein, with product MAYDPTKTEEEVASLVPDDRVDPNQYRGLVHHWFSDEGQKISKINRQNRAKFEDVHYKKGKGVLPGRKEIYIDTRTRKDGAIVNGKAARLIEELKKHNNEAGTSQSTQDTQGSMSWKDDIFYQVQGPDKNGRVRCMGKIPHSKKSKVCASENEELRERVKNMENLLANVMTLIQNRFSGADVNDIIQAARQVPDATSAQNHLNSLSPNNNENNENGED from the exons ATGGCATATGACCCTACTAAAACAGAAGAAGAAGTTGCATCTCTTGTACCAGATGATAGGGTTGACCCAAATCAATATCGTGGTTTGGTTCATCATTGGTTTTCTGATGAAGGACAA aaaataagtaaaattaataggcAAAATCGTGCTAAATTTGAAGATGTTCATT ATAAAAAGGGCAAAGGAGTGTTGCCTGGACGTAAAGAGATTTACATTGATACCCGCACTCGTAAAGATGGAGCAATTGTCAATGGAAAGGCTGCAAGATTGATT gaagaactaaaaaaacataataatgagGCTGGAACTTCTCAATCAACCCAAGACACACAAGGTTCTATGTCTTGGAAGGATGACATATTTTATCAAGTACAAGGACCTGATAAAAACGGACGTGTGCGATGTATGGGCAAGATTCCTCATTCTAAAAAATCGAAGGTTTGTGCATCTGAAAATGAAGAGTTGCGCGAAAGAGTTAAGAATATGGAAAACTTGTTAGCAAATGTGATGACTTTAATTCAAAATCGATTTTCTGGAGCAGATGTTAATGATATAATACAAGCTGCAAGACAG GTTCCTGATGCTACTAGTGctcaaaaccatttgaattcacttagtccaaacaacaacgaaaataatgaaaatg gtgaagattaa